A window of Salmo trutta unplaced genomic scaffold, fSalTru1.1, whole genome shotgun sequence contains these coding sequences:
- the LOC115187822 gene encoding Fc receptor-like protein 4, giving the protein MLVLCCAGRAKAVLTIHPKSSQIFSGESVTFRCNIQRGKVTDWEYTWRKDDVDSISRKHEYEISEVNISDNGDYRCLGTHIDQKKHSKSSDAVSLTVTALPTASVKMVTTQETLYPGQAVKLQCDISNYTGWTYHWLINKERLSSQTSKTSTISLSDQAGQYQCQGTRTKRPQNHISAHLSTLVSLLFLKLH; this is encoded by the exons ATGCTGGTTTTATGTTGTGCAGGAAGGGCAAAGGCTGTTCTGACCATACACCCCAAATCCTCACAGATATTCAGTGGAGAGTCTGTCACTTTCAGATGTAACATACAGAGGGGAAAAGTCACTGACTGGGAATACACATGGCGCAAGGATGATGTAGACTCAATCAGTAGGAAGCATGAATATGAGATCAGTGAGGTTAATATTTCAGACAATGGTGACTACAGGTGTCTGGGTACACATATTGATCAGAAGAAGCATTCTAAGTcgagtgatgcagtcagtctgaCAGTGACAG CTCTGCCTACAGCCTCAGTGAAGATGGTCACTACCCAGGAGACACTGTATCCCGGTCAAGCAGTCAAGCTGCAGTGTGACATATCAAACTACACAGGCTGGACGTACCACTGGTTAATAAATAAAGAACGGCTTTCCAGTCAAACCAGTAAAACcagcaccatctctctctctgaccaggctGGTCAGTACCAGTGTCAGGGGACAAGGACAAAACGGCCCCAAAATCATATCTCAGCTCATCTCTCTACATTAGTGTCACTG CTCTTCCTGAAACTTCACTGA